A window from Halomicrobium urmianum encodes these proteins:
- the lrpA1 gene encoding HTH-type transcriptional regulator LrpA1: MSVESTERRILSVLEEDAQASYAEIADRADVSKPTVRKYINKLEDEGVIVGYSADVDPKKLASQSIALVGMDVASDCYVEVTRELKSIDAIESLYTSSGDHMLMAEIRAADGDAVGDIIEEDVLSIEGVTAAHPSFLQERLK; the protein is encoded by the coding sequence ATGAGCGTCGAGTCTACGGAGCGTCGTATACTGTCGGTTCTGGAGGAGGACGCGCAAGCGTCCTACGCGGAGATCGCGGACCGGGCCGACGTCTCCAAGCCCACCGTCCGCAAGTACATCAACAAGCTGGAAGACGAGGGCGTGATCGTCGGCTACTCGGCCGACGTCGATCCGAAGAAGCTCGCCAGCCAGTCGATCGCGCTGGTCGGGATGGACGTCGCCAGCGACTGTTACGTCGAGGTGACCCGCGAACTGAAGTCGATCGACGCGATCGAGTCGCTGTACACCTCGAGCGGTGATCACATGCTGATGGCCGAGATCCGCGCGGCCGACGGCGACGCCGTCGGCGACATCATCGAGGAGGACGTCCTCTCCATCGAGGGCGTCACCGCGGCCCACCCCTCGTTCCTCCAGGAACGACTGAAGTAA
- a CDS encoding cytochrome c oxidase subunit I, giving the protein MAAEQLALTALMAILLVGIIAILTRLEDWRSYTPLAGGGAGYGDETVGHHEKPGGLIRWLTTVDHKDIGLLYGTFAVIAFAVGGIMAFLIRVQLIVPSGAIVGNNFYNSIMTSHGITMLFLFGTPILSAFGNYFVPLLIGADDMAFPRINAIAFWLLPPAALLIWAGFFTAPLTGNEIEPAQTAWTMYTPLSTSQPNPGVDFMLLGLHLSGVSATMGAVNFIATVFTERGAEVNWANLDIFSWTILTQSGLILFSFPLLGSVLVMLLLDRNVGTTFFAVEGGGALLYQHLFWFFGHPEVYILVLPPMGLVSYILPKFAGRELFGFKFVVYSTLAIGVLSFGVWAHHMFATGMDPRLRASFMAVSLAIAIPSAVKTFNWITTLWNGRLRLTTPMLFCIGFVSNFIIGGVTGVFLASIPVDLILHDTYYVVGHFHYIVMGAIGFAVFAGIYYWFPLYTKRMYQRTLGKWHFWLSMVGTNVTFFAMLALGYLGMPRRYATYEFDPGLAPLAQDALWHQIASIGALLLLIGQIIFVWNIVTSWLEGRRVRDPDPWNLERDDMFGRDFAWFERQFEDTLATDGGEDEESVATDGGQPVDDEE; this is encoded by the coding sequence ATGGCAGCAGAACAGCTGGCCCTGACCGCGTTAATGGCCATCCTTCTTGTCGGTATCATCGCAATTCTGACCCGGCTGGAGGACTGGCGGTCGTACACGCCGCTGGCCGGTGGTGGTGCCGGCTACGGCGACGAGACCGTCGGCCACCACGAGAAACCCGGCGGACTGATCCGCTGGCTGACGACCGTCGACCACAAGGACATCGGCTTACTGTACGGAACCTTCGCCGTCATCGCGTTCGCCGTGGGCGGGATCATGGCGTTCCTGATCCGCGTCCAGCTGATCGTGCCGAGCGGCGCCATCGTGGGCAACAACTTCTACAACTCGATCATGACGAGCCACGGGATCACCATGCTGTTCCTCTTCGGGACACCGATCCTGTCGGCATTCGGTAACTACTTCGTGCCGCTACTGATCGGGGCCGACGACATGGCGTTCCCGCGGATCAACGCCATCGCCTTCTGGTTGCTCCCGCCGGCGGCACTGCTGATCTGGGCCGGGTTCTTCACCGCGCCGCTGACCGGCAACGAGATCGAACCCGCCCAGACCGCCTGGACGATGTACACGCCGCTGTCGACCAGCCAGCCCAACCCCGGCGTCGACTTCATGCTGCTGGGGCTGCACCTCTCCGGAGTCTCCGCGACGATGGGCGCGGTCAACTTCATCGCGACCGTCTTCACCGAGCGGGGGGCCGAGGTCAACTGGGCGAACCTCGACATCTTCTCGTGGACCATCCTCACCCAGTCGGGACTGATCCTCTTCTCGTTCCCGCTGCTGGGCAGCGTCCTCGTGATGCTCCTGCTCGACCGGAACGTCGGGACGACGTTCTTCGCCGTGGAGGGCGGCGGCGCGCTGCTGTACCAGCACCTGTTCTGGTTCTTCGGCCACCCCGAGGTGTACATCCTCGTGCTCCCGCCGATGGGGCTGGTCAGCTACATCCTCCCGAAGTTCGCGGGCCGCGAGCTGTTCGGCTTCAAGTTCGTCGTCTACTCGACGCTGGCCATCGGCGTCCTCTCGTTCGGCGTGTGGGCCCACCACATGTTCGCGACGGGGATGGACCCGCGCCTGCGGGCGAGCTTCATGGCCGTCTCGCTGGCCATCGCGATCCCCAGCGCCGTCAAGACGTTCAACTGGATCACGACGCTGTGGAACGGCCGCCTGCGGCTGACGACGCCGATGCTGTTCTGCATCGGCTTCGTCTCGAACTTTATCATCGGCGGCGTCACGGGCGTCTTCCTCGCCTCCATTCCCGTCGACCTGATACTCCACGACACCTACTACGTCGTCGGCCACTTCCACTACATCGTGATGGGTGCCATCGGCTTCGCCGTCTTCGCCGGCATCTACTACTGGTTCCCGCTCTACACCAAGCGGATGTACCAGCGCACGCTGGGCAAGTGGCACTTCTGGCTGTCGATGGTCGGGACGAACGTCACGTTCTTCGCCATGCTGGCGCTGGGCTACCTCGGCATGCCGCGTCGGTACGCCACCTACGAGTTCGATCCGGGACTGGCGCCGCTGGCCCAGGACGCGCTCTGGCACCAGATCGCTTCGATCGGCGCCCTCCTGCTGCTGATCGGCCAGATCATCTTCGTCTGGAACATCGTGACCTCCTGGCTCGAAGGACGGCGCGTCCGTGACCCCGACCCGTGGAACCTCGAGCGCGACGACATGTTCGGCCGCGACTTCGCCTGGTTCGAGCGCCAGTTCGAGGACACCCTCGCCACCGACGGCGGCGAGGACGAGGAGTCCGTGGCGACCGACGGGGGTCAGCCCGTGGACGACGAGGAGTAA
- a CDS encoding DUF6684 family protein: protein MTLLGFEKDTLLDLTVNFIPLAIIAFFIAAFAIFPAFSFDPVFSTIQFLLMIGMFAALAILTYYAGRAVEDAEKGTERE, encoded by the coding sequence ATGACACTCCTGGGCTTCGAGAAGGACACCCTGCTCGACCTGACGGTGAACTTCATCCCGCTGGCGATCATCGCCTTCTTCATCGCCGCGTTCGCTATCTTCCCGGCCTTCAGCTTCGATCCGGTGTTCAGTACGATCCAGTTCCTGCTGATGATCGGGATGTTCGCGGCCCTCGCGATCCTGACCTACTACGCCGGCCGGGCCGTCGAGGACGCCGAGAAAGGCACCGAGCGGGAGTAG
- a CDS encoding DUF7541 family protein produces MNEEREEPGLSDQYSRASPWPLFVALGLTLSEVGVFIDIFPVAVFGLLLFGGSVAGILTESGYAERPWPALVALGALLGVAGVAVVLWQVPLAEVTLANFGENGILSRALAVVAAGLIMAVAGGVASIMEQSAA; encoded by the coding sequence ATGAACGAGGAGCGCGAGGAGCCGGGGTTGAGCGACCAGTACAGTCGGGCCAGCCCGTGGCCGCTGTTCGTCGCGCTGGGGCTGACGCTCTCGGAGGTGGGCGTGTTCATCGACATCTTCCCGGTGGCGGTGTTCGGCCTGCTGCTGTTCGGGGGCAGCGTGGCGGGCATCCTCACCGAGTCGGGCTACGCCGAGCGGCCGTGGCCGGCGCTCGTGGCGCTGGGCGCCCTGCTCGGAGTCGCCGGCGTCGCGGTCGTCCTCTGGCAGGTGCCCCTCGCCGAGGTCACGCTCGCGAACTTCGGGGAGAACGGAATCCTCTCGCGGGCGCTCGCGGTGGTCGCTGCGGGCCTCATCATGGCAGTCGCCGGCGGCGTCGCGTCGATCATGGAGCAATCGGCCGCGTGA
- a CDS encoding thiamine pyrophosphate-dependent enzyme — protein sequence MSAFSAIGEERETDRDEFTPGIEPQATWCPGCGDFGVLKALKQAMPMVGKNPDEVALFTGIGCSGKLNSYFESYGFHTIHGRELPVARAAKLANPELEVIAAGGDGDNYGIGGNHFIHTARENHDMVSIVFNNEIFGLTKGQTSPTSPKGHKSKTQPSGSAKSPIRPLSLSLTAGASYVARTAAVNPNQAKEILAEAIEHDGFAHVDFLTQCPTWNKDAKQYVPYTDIQQSDEYDHDVSDRQEAAEIMYETESKLYEGEVLTGRYYVDEDRPSYQEEKSATGEMPDEPLAERYFDEDAEWERTADELLDYHK from the coding sequence ATGAGCGCATTCTCAGCAATCGGCGAGGAACGAGAGACCGACCGCGATGAGTTCACACCCGGCATCGAGCCGCAGGCCACGTGGTGTCCCGGTTGCGGGGACTTCGGCGTCCTGAAGGCGCTGAAGCAGGCGATGCCGATGGTCGGCAAGAACCCCGACGAGGTGGCGCTGTTCACCGGCATCGGCTGCTCGGGCAAGCTCAACAGCTACTTCGAGAGCTACGGCTTCCACACCATCCACGGGCGCGAACTGCCCGTCGCCCGCGCGGCGAAGCTGGCCAACCCCGAGCTCGAAGTGATCGCCGCCGGCGGCGACGGCGACAACTACGGCATCGGCGGAAACCACTTCATCCACACGGCCCGCGAGAACCACGACATGGTCTCGATCGTGTTCAACAACGAGATCTTCGGGCTGACCAAGGGCCAGACGTCGCCGACGAGCCCGAAGGGCCACAAGTCCAAGACCCAGCCGTCCGGCTCGGCGAAGTCGCCGATCCGGCCGCTCAGCCTCTCGCTGACCGCCGGCGCGTCCTACGTGGCCCGCACCGCGGCCGTCAACCCGAACCAGGCCAAGGAGATCCTCGCGGAGGCCATCGAGCACGACGGCTTCGCCCACGTGGACTTCCTGACCCAGTGTCCGACCTGGAACAAGGACGCCAAGCAGTACGTCCCGTACACGGACATCCAGCAGTCCGACGAGTACGACCACGACGTCTCGGACCGGCAGGAGGCCGCTGAGATCATGTACGAGACGGAGTCGAAGCTCTACGAGGGCGAGGTCCTGACCGGTCGGTACTACGTCGACGAGGACCGCCCGTCCTACCAGGAGGAGAAGTCGGCGACCGGCGAGATGCCCGACGAGCCGCTGGCCGAGCGGTACTTCGACGAGGACGCCGAGTGGGAGCGGACCGCCGACGAACTGCTCGACTACCACAAATAG
- a CDS encoding CBS domain-containing protein → MTRDVATVSPDDTVEDVARRIAESDGHSGFPVCEGRHVEGFVSARDLLLREDHEPIFRVMSEDLLVAHPDMAVQEAARVILRSGIQKLPVVDDAGHLVGIISNADAIRSQIERATPGKVDKLTRTLETIHGVDAREERREVALADLVPTQGTVYADELEGRIYELERGLAEPLVVIDNGGATPENRATVGELAGETAARERDLLLADGHHRATAANRLGIEEMDAYVIVLDEPVELGMARTAEEEGLEEISDIEVVDYAHHPLVEATERLQNGGPD, encoded by the coding sequence ATGACCCGGGACGTGGCGACCGTCTCGCCGGACGACACGGTCGAGGACGTCGCCCGCCGTATCGCCGAGAGCGACGGGCACAGCGGCTTCCCGGTCTGCGAGGGCCGGCACGTCGAGGGGTTCGTCAGCGCCAGGGACCTCCTCCTGCGGGAGGACCACGAGCCGATCTTCCGGGTGATGAGCGAGGACCTTCTAGTCGCGCACCCGGACATGGCCGTCCAGGAGGCCGCGCGCGTGATCCTCCGGTCGGGCATCCAGAAGCTCCCCGTCGTCGACGACGCCGGTCACCTCGTGGGGATCATCTCGAACGCGGACGCCATCCGCTCGCAGATCGAGCGCGCCACGCCGGGCAAGGTAGACAAGCTGACCCGGACCCTCGAGACCATCCACGGGGTCGACGCTCGCGAGGAGCGCCGCGAGGTGGCCCTCGCCGACCTGGTGCCGACCCAGGGGACGGTCTACGCCGACGAACTGGAGGGGCGGATCTACGAGCTCGAGCGCGGACTGGCCGAGCCGCTGGTCGTCATCGACAACGGCGGCGCCACGCCGGAGAACCGGGCGACCGTCGGCGAGCTCGCCGGCGAGACCGCCGCCCGGGAGCGGGACCTCCTCCTGGCGGACGGCCACCACCGCGCGACGGCCGCCAATCGGCTGGGCATCGAGGAGATGGACGCCTACGTCATCGTCCTCGACGAACCCGTCGAGCTCGGCATGGCCCGGACCGCCGAGGAGGAGGGGCTGGAGGAGATCAGCGACATCGAGGTCGTCGATTACGCCCACCACCCGCTCGTCGAGGCCACCGAGCGGCTCCAGAACGGCGGGCCCGACTGA
- the acs gene encoding acetate--CoA ligase, with protein MSDEGPELEARLTEQDYFRPPTDFVGQANVTDPDIYERFDEDYPEAFEEYAELLDWDEQWDEVLDDSNPPFYEWFTGGQLNASYNCIDRHLDERKNQAALIWEGTDAEERETITYQDLYNRVNETAAVLQDVGVEEDDVVTCHLPMLPALPVTMLSCARIGAPHSEVFAGFSAQALADRIDDADSDVVVTVDGYYRRGEFLNHKEKCDEALEEAETDVDTVLLWTRHDELHEDVEITGDDPYVLVDDLLAENERRRVDPVSRDAEDPLFLMYTSGTTGQPKGCQHRTGGYLSYVTATSKYVLDIKPEDTYWCAADIGWITGHSYIVYGPLSLGTTSVMYEDTPDHPHKGRIWEIAERYDVDIFHTSPTAVRMFMKWGEEYVEDYDFDFRHMTTVGEPIQPEAWLWYYKYIGDEDAVIVDTWWQTETGGHLITNLPALKDMKPGSAGYPCPGVQPAIYDDEGEPLEPASGKAGNLVIEKPWPGMLQTVYGNDERFIDEYWRDFSDTDSDDPEDWVYKAGDGAVHGQDGYFRILGRLDDVMNVAGHRLGTMELESAVSEVQDVAEAAVAAREDSEKGEVPDVYVVLREGIEASDEVRDRIISSVEDEIGKFARPANIIFCGDLPKTRSGKIMRRLLENISNDEDLGDTTTLRDPSVAEEIREQVHGD; from the coding sequence ATGTCAGATGAGGGCCCAGAACTTGAGGCACGGCTCACGGAACAGGACTACTTCCGACCGCCGACCGACTTCGTCGGCCAGGCGAACGTCACCGATCCGGACATCTACGAGCGGTTCGACGAGGACTACCCGGAGGCCTTCGAGGAGTACGCCGAACTGCTCGACTGGGACGAGCAGTGGGACGAGGTCCTCGACGACTCGAACCCGCCGTTCTACGAGTGGTTCACGGGTGGACAGCTCAACGCCTCCTACAACTGCATCGACCGCCACCTCGACGAGCGAAAGAACCAGGCCGCGCTCATCTGGGAGGGGACCGACGCCGAGGAGCGCGAGACCATCACCTACCAGGACTTATACAACCGCGTCAACGAGACGGCCGCCGTCCTGCAGGACGTCGGCGTCGAGGAGGACGACGTCGTCACCTGCCACCTCCCGATGCTTCCCGCCCTCCCGGTGACGATGCTCTCCTGCGCCCGCATCGGCGCGCCCCACTCCGAGGTGTTCGCCGGCTTCTCCGCGCAGGCGCTGGCCGACCGCATCGACGACGCCGACAGCGACGTCGTCGTGACGGTCGACGGCTACTACCGCCGCGGCGAGTTCCTCAACCACAAGGAGAAGTGCGACGAGGCCCTCGAGGAGGCCGAGACCGACGTCGACACGGTCCTGCTGTGGACCCGCCACGACGAACTGCACGAGGACGTCGAGATCACCGGCGACGACCCCTACGTGCTCGTCGACGACCTGCTGGCCGAGAACGAGCGCCGCCGCGTCGACCCCGTCTCCCGTGACGCCGAGGATCCGCTCTTCCTGATGTACACCTCGGGGACCACGGGCCAGCCCAAGGGGTGCCAGCACCGCACCGGCGGCTACCTCTCCTACGTCACCGCCACCTCGAAGTACGTCCTCGACATCAAGCCCGAGGACACCTACTGGTGCGCCGCCGATATCGGGTGGATCACGGGCCACTCCTACATCGTCTACGGCCCGCTGTCGCTGGGCACCACCAGCGTGATGTACGAGGACACGCCCGACCACCCCCACAAGGGCCGCATCTGGGAAATCGCCGAGCGCTACGACGTGGACATCTTCCACACCTCGCCGACCGCCGTCCGCATGTTCATGAAGTGGGGCGAGGAGTACGTCGAGGACTACGACTTCGACTTCCGCCACATGACCACGGTCGGCGAGCCCATCCAGCCCGAGGCGTGGCTGTGGTACTACAAGTACATCGGCGACGAGGACGCCGTCATCGTCGACACCTGGTGGCAGACCGAGACCGGGGGCCACCTCATCACGAACCTGCCTGCCCTGAAGGACATGAAGCCCGGCAGCGCCGGCTACCCCTGTCCGGGCGTCCAGCCGGCCATCTACGACGACGAGGGCGAACCGCTGGAGCCCGCCAGCGGCAAGGCGGGCAACCTCGTCATCGAGAAGCCGTGGCCGGGCATGCTCCAGACCGTCTACGGCAACGACGAGCGGTTCATCGACGAGTACTGGCGCGACTTCTCCGACACCGACAGCGACGACCCCGAGGACTGGGTGTACAAGGCCGGCGACGGCGCGGTCCACGGCCAGGACGGCTACTTCCGCATCCTCGGCCGCCTCGACGACGTGATGAACGTCGCCGGGCACCGCCTCGGCACGATGGAGCTGGAGTCGGCCGTCTCGGAGGTCCAGGACGTCGCCGAGGCCGCCGTGGCCGCCCGCGAGGACTCCGAGAAGGGCGAAGTGCCGGACGTGTACGTCGTCCTCCGCGAGGGCATCGAGGCCAGCGACGAGGTGCGCGATCGCATCATCTCGTCCGTCGAGGACGAGATCGGCAAGTTCGCCCGGCCGGCGAACATCATCTTCTGCGGCGACCTGCCCAAGACTCGCTCGGGCAAGATCATGCGGCGCCTCCTGGAGAACATCTCCAACGACGAGGACCTCGGAGACACCACCACGCTCCGGGACCCCAGCGTCGCCGAGGAGATCCGCGAACAGGTCCACGGCGACTAG
- a CDS encoding DUF7520 family protein — MSERVQSRAGSRVVVTIYLIIVGLAGVMGFILGYIRPENLDPRLFGVVELPPTPFGVAVYGLVTVAVVLGVFLALVSYVSEKYPNA, encoded by the coding sequence GTGAGCGAGCGCGTACAGTCACGGGCCGGGAGCCGGGTCGTCGTCACCATCTACCTGATCATCGTCGGGCTGGCGGGCGTGATGGGGTTCATACTCGGCTACATCCGGCCGGAGAACCTCGATCCCCGGCTGTTCGGCGTCGTCGAGTTGCCGCCGACGCCGTTCGGCGTGGCGGTGTACGGTCTCGTAACGGTCGCCGTCGTGCTGGGCGTCTTCCTGGCACTGGTCTCGTACGTCTCAGAGAAGTACCCGAACGCGTGA
- a CDS encoding 2-oxoacid:acceptor oxidoreductase subunit alpha: MTGQELIWRIAGGSGDGIDSTSQNFAKALMRSGLDVFTHRHYPSRIRGGHTFVEVRASNDDVRSRGDGYNFLLALGDSFARNPQEGAYYGNEEVKPLSENLHDLREGGVIVYDEGLLEEDDIADLNLEERAEENDWHVYPLNLREIAREHGREVMRNTAGVAATAALLGMDTSYFEELIQENMSGDVMEANLKVLDQAYDEVSEMDHDHDLTIPEAEAHDEDQVLLSGSNAIAYGALDEGCRFISGYPMTPWTDVFTIMSQNLPKFGGISEQVEDEIAAASLAIGASHAGVKAMSGSSGGGFALMSEPLGLAEMTETPVVLVEAMRAGPSTGMPTKPEQGDLEHVLYTSQGDSSRVVFAPGNLRECYDQTRKAFEIAYDYQIPAIVVYDQKLQGELRNVDEGFFDREPSGDPGSVLTEEEIAEAAHHESGKFQRFQHEPEDGSNVSPRSVPGQKDGRFLATGNEHNESGHISEDPQNRVFQMDRRLGKLDDIRTDLDENASHQTYHGPEDADHGILVWGSHQDTVFEAVDRLNENGHSVKALGVSDLMPYPVEEVSEWLESVDQALVVEMNATGQFRGLTQKEIGRFGPKLSSLLKYNGNPFEPHEIVEGFESSINGEELAANNMKYVPAAGD, translated from the coding sequence ATGACAGGCCAGGAACTAATCTGGCGAATCGCTGGCGGTTCCGGGGACGGGATCGACTCGACCAGCCAGAACTTCGCCAAGGCCCTGATGCGGTCGGGACTCGACGTGTTCACTCATCGCCACTACCCGTCGCGCATCCGGGGCGGCCACACGTTCGTAGAGGTACGCGCGAGCAACGACGACGTACGTTCGCGCGGTGACGGGTACAACTTCCTTCTCGCCCTCGGTGACTCCTTCGCACGGAACCCGCAGGAAGGAGCGTACTACGGCAACGAGGAGGTCAAGCCGCTTTCCGAGAATCTGCACGACCTCCGCGAGGGAGGCGTCATCGTCTACGACGAGGGCCTCCTCGAAGAGGACGACATCGCGGACCTGAACCTCGAGGAGCGCGCCGAGGAGAACGACTGGCACGTGTACCCGCTGAACCTGCGCGAGATCGCCCGCGAGCACGGGCGCGAGGTCATGCGGAACACCGCCGGCGTCGCCGCGACCGCCGCGCTGCTGGGCATGGACACCTCCTACTTCGAGGAGCTGATCCAGGAGAACATGTCCGGCGACGTGATGGAGGCCAACCTGAAGGTCCTCGATCAGGCCTACGACGAGGTCTCCGAGATGGATCACGACCACGACCTCACGATTCCGGAGGCCGAGGCCCACGACGAGGATCAGGTCCTCCTCTCCGGTTCGAACGCCATCGCCTACGGCGCGCTCGACGAGGGCTGTCGGTTCATCTCCGGGTACCCGATGACCCCGTGGACCGACGTCTTCACGATCATGTCCCAGAACCTCCCGAAGTTCGGGGGCATCTCCGAGCAGGTCGAGGACGAGATCGCCGCCGCGTCGCTGGCGATCGGTGCGTCCCACGCCGGCGTCAAGGCGATGTCCGGCTCCTCCGGCGGCGGGTTCGCGCTGATGTCCGAGCCGCTCGGCCTCGCCGAGATGACGGAGACGCCGGTCGTGCTGGTCGAGGCCATGCGCGCCGGTCCCTCGACCGGGATGCCGACCAAGCCCGAACAGGGCGACCTCGAGCACGTCCTGTACACGAGCCAGGGGGACTCCTCGCGGGTCGTCTTCGCGCCCGGTAACCTCCGGGAGTGTTACGACCAGACCAGGAAGGCCTTCGAGATCGCCTACGACTACCAGATCCCGGCGATCGTCGTCTACGACCAGAAGCTCCAGGGCGAACTGCGCAACGTCGACGAGGGCTTCTTCGACCGCGAGCCCAGCGGCGATCCGGGTTCGGTCCTCACGGAGGAGGAGATCGCCGAGGCCGCCCACCACGAGTCGGGCAAGTTCCAGCGCTTCCAGCACGAGCCCGAGGACGGCTCGAACGTCAGCCCGCGCTCCGTGCCCGGCCAGAAGGACGGTCGCTTCCTCGCGACCGGCAACGAGCACAACGAGTCCGGCCACATCAGCGAGGACCCGCAGAACCGGGTCTTCCAGATGGACCGCCGGCTGGGCAAGCTCGACGACATCCGCACGGACCTCGACGAGAACGCCTCCCACCAGACGTACCACGGTCCGGAGGACGCCGACCACGGCATCCTCGTGTGGGGCAGCCACCAGGACACCGTCTTCGAGGCGGTCGACCGGCTCAACGAGAACGGCCACTCGGTCAAGGCGCTGGGCGTCTCCGACCTGATGCCGTACCCGGTCGAGGAGGTCTCGGAGTGGCTCGAGTCCGTCGACCAGGCGCTGGTCGTCGAGATGAACGCCACCGGCCAGTTCCGCGGTCTCACCCAGAAGGAGATCGGCCGCTTCGGGCCGAAGCTCTCGAGCCTGCTGAAGTACAACGGCAACCCCTTCGAGCCCCACGAGATCGTGGAGGGCTTCGAGTCCAGCATCAACGGCGAGGAACTCGCCGCGAACAACATGAAGTACGTACCCGCGGCAGGTGACTAA
- a CDS encoding DHH family phosphoesterase, with amino-acid sequence MVSRLVVGAGPLWRAVVDELSQRRGDLLVVTSDEHRAETLRSNGVRVERVDPIDEASLAGLGLDPDSVVVATDEPERNAALAENARRVFPDAMLVAATGPGASAAVREAVDGVADRVVDHGRAVTDHVTERVGDESLRSRQLRRVLRDVGDRLAVVTHDNPDPDAIASAVALARIAEAVGCETDVCYYGEITHQENRAFVNVLDFDLRELDEEADISEYDGFALVDHSRAGVNDQLPPETPIDVVIDHHPPRVPVEARFVDLRSDVGATSTLLADYLRQSESLLDGTIATGLLFGISVDTREFRREVSPEDFEAAAYLLPHADLSVLQRIEDPSMGADTLDTIARAIRNRTREGSVLLSCIGELSDRDALAQAADRLLDLEEVNTTLVYGVMEGTIYASARARGTDLDVGEVLRDAFGRIGSAGGHADMAGAQITLGVLDSIEDRDESLHEIVRSVVDERFLEAIESRSNRLLTPVYAPGEYTAGTYGDGGADGDESTDPGAETDDGSDADGAESAGGDRDGEAADRREGRPDC; translated from the coding sequence ATGGTCTCTCGTCTGGTGGTCGGAGCCGGCCCGCTGTGGCGGGCAGTCGTGGACGAGCTGTCCCAGCGGCGGGGCGACCTGCTCGTGGTCACGAGCGACGAGCACCGGGCTGAGACGCTCCGGTCGAACGGCGTGCGGGTCGAGCGGGTCGATCCGATCGACGAGGCGAGTCTCGCCGGCCTGGGGCTCGATCCAGACTCGGTCGTCGTCGCGACGGACGAGCCCGAGCGCAACGCCGCCCTCGCCGAGAACGCCCGCCGGGTGTTCCCCGACGCGATGCTGGTGGCAGCGACCGGCCCTGGCGCATCTGCAGCGGTCCGCGAGGCGGTCGACGGCGTCGCAGACCGGGTCGTCGACCACGGCCGCGCCGTGACGGACCACGTCACCGAGCGGGTCGGTGACGAGTCGCTCCGGAGTCGACAACTCCGGCGGGTCCTGCGTGACGTCGGCGACCGGCTGGCCGTCGTGACTCACGACAACCCCGACCCCGACGCCATCGCCAGCGCCGTCGCGCTGGCGCGCATCGCCGAGGCCGTCGGCTGCGAGACCGACGTCTGTTACTACGGCGAGATCACCCACCAGGAGAACCGGGCGTTCGTCAACGTGCTCGACTTCGACCTCCGGGAACTGGACGAGGAGGCCGACATCTCGGAGTACGACGGGTTCGCCCTGGTCGACCACTCCCGAGCAGGGGTCAACGACCAGCTCCCGCCGGAGACGCCGATCGACGTGGTGATCGACCACCACCCGCCGCGGGTCCCCGTGGAGGCGCGGTTCGTCGACCTGCGCAGCGACGTGGGCGCGACGAGCACCCTCCTGGCCGACTACCTCCGCCAGTCGGAATCGCTGCTCGACGGAACCATCGCGACCGGTCTCCTGTTCGGCATCAGCGTCGACACCCGCGAGTTCCGGCGCGAGGTCTCGCCGGAGGACTTCGAGGCCGCCGCTTACCTCCTGCCTCACGCCGACCTGAGCGTCCTCCAGCGCATCGAGGACCCGAGCATGGGCGCGGACACGCTCGACACCATCGCCCGGGCCATCCGCAACCGGACCCGTGAGGGGTCGGTGCTGCTGTCCTGCATCGGCGAACTGTCCGACCGCGACGCCCTGGCCCAGGCCGCCGACCGACTGCTCGACCTCGAGGAGGTCAACACGACGCTCGTCTACGGCGTCATGGAGGGAACGATCTACGCCTCGGCGCGGGCGCGGGGCACCGACCTCGACGTCGGCGAGGTGCTGCGGGACGCCTTCGGCCGGATCGGCAGCGCCGGCGGGCACGCCGACATGGCCGGCGCTCAGATCACGCTCGGCGTGCTCGACTCGATCGAGGACCGAGACGAGTCGCTCCACGAGATCGTCCGATCGGTCGTCGACGAGCGCTTCCTCGAGGCGATCGAGTCCCGGTCGAACCGCCTGCTGACGCCGGTGTACGCGCCCGGAGAGTACACTGCCGGCACCTACGGCGACGGCGGCGCCGACGGGGACGAGTCGACCGACCCCGGTGCCGAGACCGACGACGGCTCCGACGCCGACGGCGCGGAGTCAGCCGGGGGCGACCGGGACGGCGAGGCCGCCGACCGGCGGGAAGGCCGGCCGGACTGCTGA